CCGTGCATGCACACACGTATAAACTTTTCATCATCTGCAGTATTATTATCTAAAAGGTGTGCTTTAATTGCGTTTTACGCTTAAAGTGCAAATGGAATTTGGCGCTTTTGGCAGTTTTTTACCGTTGACAATACCGGTGAGACCTTTAGTTGCAAGCTCTATCCTCCCAAAGTGTTAACAAGTTTTGGTATGCAATCATTTATTGACAATTTTGGTGACATAGATGTAAATGGTAAATGGAGTAAACTTAGTGGTGAAGTCATATCTAAGTATTGTTTCTGTCTTCATTTACATATAAATATTGATTCTTTAACTTCAACCCAGCATTTTGGTTGTACTAAAGATAATCCTCCTAGTGATATCTATGTCAAACAAATAGTTGGAGATAGAGTGATAGACCATGGATGTCCGTTGTTATCTAGTATGGTTAGGATGTCTGGGTTATTCCCAGGTTTCCCGGGTTCGAATCCCGGCAACGGAATGAGATGCAGAAGTGTGTATTGGTTTAGCTAGCATGGACTGGACGTAAAAAAAGTAAATAGGAGAAGTTGTAAATACTGTGTCTGTTGTCAACTATCATTTTGCATTTTAAATTTACCATGAGATTATGAATGTTTTTTTTTGTGCAGAGGTGGGCCATTATTAGAAAACGGCAGGGAACCATTGTCGGGAATGGCTCACAGCTTTCAGAGGCTCAGCTGGCAGCTCGTCGCGCAATGTCCCTAGCTCTTAATATGCCTATGGGAGATAACTTGAAAGCAGCTTGTCCAATCAGCGCTGGCGGTAATCCTCTCAACTCCTATATGATGTTAATGTATCTGTTCCCACACTCCTGATGGGAGAAGGAAAAGGTTGAGGGTGAGGGGGAGGATAGTTATTGTTGAGATACTGTCTAGAACTCTACATTGGGTGTGTCAGATGGCTGAGAGTATCCTGTGATAATCTGAATGTATGTTGTCATTTACAGTATCTGCAGTATGTCTGCAAAGGGGTAATTAATTATTCAACTGTTCAATGTTTTTTCTCGTGGAACTGCTCAACGTTCAATAGTTAAGAAGTTTCAGTTGTTCAAGAGTCTTTAGAAGGTCTGAGTCCTATATTCCAATTAATATTGACGGCAtgcaaaatacatataaaaattatTGCACGCTGATCTAGGAAAAGCAAAATTCCACAGTGGATTAGGAGCAATTTCTCTTTTCAGCATGACTGAGTTATTTGAATGGGTGGAGAAAACATGGGAACTCTTCCCTTCTTAACCTTGTATATCAGAGGTTAATGCCATTCTTGCATACTGCAGTTTTAACCCAGGTTTTTGTGTTGTTTCAGTGGGGCAAAATTCAGGCGCTGGACCTAGTAACTCTTCACATTCTGTTGCTGCTGACTTTGCATCTGGTGGTGCACAATCCCAGCATCAGCAAGATCCGTTGTCGTCAAAACCTCGGATAGTCCCAAAAAAGCCATTGCCAAAACCTAATACGAGTCCTGATTCAATGGTCAAAGTTGCTGCTGTGGCTGCAGGTGCCCGCGTTGCTACCACTTCAAATGGTGCCTCATTGCTCAAGACAGTACAATCTAAATCTGCCGTCCAAATACCTAGAGGAGGTCCTGCAGTCAAATCTCATGTCCCAGTTAGTACAAATGGCTTGCCCAGTAATGTGCACTTTATTTGTACCGGCCTGGTGTCCCATTCCACAGGCCCATCAAATGCCTCACGGCCTGAAACTCTGCAGGTGCTGGGCCACTCTTTGAAACCTGTATCATCGGCTGTTCAACCTAGCCCTGCTGGTACTTCATCCAGACCAAATGCTTCAGCTGCACCTGATGCCCCAACATGTGCTCCAGCTGCTGAGCTTGAAGAAAATACTAAGCAAAAGCTTCTCCAAAAAAGTCAAACTACCACTCTGTCTAATGCACAAAGTGAGAAACAAGTAGGAGTTGTAGGTGCTTCTGGTGATAAGGCACTACCACCACAAGTCCAACAAGATAAACTTCCTGCATCAAGCAACCCGTTCATAGAGAAAGCTGAAGATCAAACCTCATCGTTCGGTGATGAAGTAAAGGAGGATAGACAAGATGATCAAGATTCTGTTCCAGGCATTCATGTTCAAGAAAAGTTAATAAATGATACAACTAATCCTAGTAAAGCACTAGCTAGAACTGAGAATGGGAGTACTAATGGTAGTGATCTCAATAAGGCACCAACTAGAAATCAGAATGGAAGAGAATGAAATGGAGTGACTGGGTTGGACCAACTATGCATGTAAAGTTAAATGCATGTTAATTCTTATCTTCCTTTTTGGTAGTTTTGCCTTCTTCCTTCTTTAATGTAAATGTGTAGGTTTCTTGCAAAGCGTTGTCTATACTTGGGTGACAAATTACAATTCCTTGATATTCCCTCGTTAATTATTGAATATCTCCATGTGTTATTATTTCGTTATCTTGAGATCTCTTTTGCAGGTCGTGCAATCTACATTAAAGAGACTACGACACTTAAATTCCTTGTTGTTGCCCTGGAAGCAACTACATAGTCTTAAATATATAAGTGCAAATGTTGATTGCAAGGAGTTAGAGAGCAAGGGGTGACAAAGATTAGTAACATTTATCAGCAGAAGCTAATTTCTTACTAATAACATTTGAACTTCCCATTTATTTCAGTCAGAAATAATTTACAACCGGATGAAACTGCATATTTCACAATGACAACATACTTGCTAATAACATCAAAAGTATCCAATTATTTTCTCAGGCAGAAAGAGATATTGACAACTGGATGAACCTATTCACAGATATATTTACATCAAAGAATATTACAAGCATAATCACAACTTAGCTTTCCCTCCATTTTTTCTTAGTTTTCTCCAATTGTTTTTCTTTAACCATCATTCTTCTCTTCTCCTTCCAACCAGTTTCAAATCACGAATTTACACCAATCGGAGGAGGCAAGTAGAGGTTACTTCTTCCGAACTAATTCTGAAAATCAGAGACACAAGGTACGGTATGATCATTGAATCCACTGCAACAAAGAATCTGGAGGGGCAGCAGAAAAGAAATCGAATAAACTCAGCCATTGCAGTATGTCAGCTGTACTGCAAAGATGAGAGCCACTGCTCCGTATACTTCTTATTCTCTGCATGTAAAAAATGAAATCAATAAGCATAAAGTATGGAGAACACAAAATTAACAACTGAGCCAGCAACTATACCACTATTTAATTCTATAGACACTTGTTTTTGGTTTACCCCACGTCTAAATCGATGCATCATTCAAAAAgtgaaaaatgtcaaaaataggAAGGAAATAAGAGAGTTGAAATCGTAATGCTCGACCAGAAAAATGGTTACATTTCAGAAGAGCAAAGATTTCAGATTGACAGTCCTGTAATGGCTAATGAAcagagttgcacaaaaatttgaAGTCTTCTGATGCCAAGAAAGTTATGATATGTACATCTCAACCAGTAAACAGAACCCCTTTTATCCTATAACTGGATTGTCAACGATGACATAGACTCCACTAACTGAATATGGTACTAAATACTTCTCAACTGATCAAGCCGTGTGGGACAAAGGAAAAAATCTAACTTTTAATTCCAAAACGGAAATAAAAAGGGGCAAGATCAGAGTTGTGTAGAACACAAGATACGATGCTAGATATGAGTCACACTAATGTATAACAGGTTATCAATGAGAAATTCATTCTGGAGGTGTGCTGCATTAATGACTTAACATTACTCGTTAATAATCATCATCGACCCTTAAACAATTCACCACCAATCCTTGCCCTTCCCTCTGGAAAAGACAAAGGGAGAAAAGAATCTTGAACTCATTCTAATTTCTCTAGATTACAGCACCTAtaggaaatgaaaaaaaaaacattcaaTAATATAAAGAAGGCCAACCAAAGCAACCTCATTCAGTCACCACATTACATGAAAGGAAGCTTTCAGCAATCTTAACATTCGGAGCTTGCACTAGATCTGCTAGTTATACTTTCCACACATTAACAAAGCGGAAATGAAGCAAAAAGCAGGAAGCTCAATTCACCAATTTCTAAGCATGAAACAAAATGTTGACTCTCGATTCAAGTCCTTCCTTGTCCTTGTGTGATAGAATTTAGTTATAGCAAGGGGAAGTCGACAGAACCTTCAAAAGGTAATGGTTCGTGTTTTATCTTGTTTTTGCCCAAGCAGCCACTAGTTTCAATATCAATGTATATGTTTCTCATAGAATTACTTAGTAAGCCATTAGCAGCTAGCAGCATATTATCAAGTGGAGAGAAGTCTTTATGTCAGGAGTTTCATATACTTTTAAGTACGTGTTATCTGTCTGAGACGAATATAAATTTAACTATCTGAAACgaaaaatatataattggttcTGTCGCACCAAAGAGAAACTAACAAAAGTAGAAGTTGTATTTCCAAATAAAAACAGAATATTCCAAGAAACTGACTCTTACCAGAAGCATGTATATCCTTGAAGTTTCCAATGCCCTGCAGAAACTTGTCTTGTGCATTATCTTCCATGTTTGCGCGTCCACGTCCATAGCAAGGAACAAGCACAGCAAAACTATCATCTCTATTTTCATCACTGTGGAACTCCGGGCCATGAGGCTCCAACCATCCAATGGACCAGTCTGAATCATCAGACTCGGACCCTGATACACATCCACCGTCCGATGGCACAAGAACAATATCATACTCCCTATCAATCTTGCGCTCCTCTCGACTCTGCCATTTTCTCTTAACCCTTCCAGATGAGGAGGCAATATTCCGAGGGAATGTCAAAGTATCCAATTCAAATAACCCTGAATCAGATAATGAATTTAAACAAGTCCCTTTCGAGATTTTTGGTTCTTGATGCTTTCCACTCCAAAGCCACCAGGACAAAGGGGTAAATGCCAAGGCCATATCTGACTAAATCAAGAAATTTCTTGAACCCAAAATAGAAATCAAATTCTGAGACTGAGTTTTTGAACAAAACTGCTGGCAGATACAATGAATCAGGATTATGACAATTGAAGGTACTAAATGTGTTATTTGTTCCTGTTCCAAAGAAATTCAGCTAGTTAGAAGATGATACAAACAGTATTAACACAGCATGTTATACAATTGAATGACCAGCAAcaaattgatttttctttttaagttcatcaattttcaatacagcaataacaataataaagacATGGAACACAAATAAAGTGACATCTTCGTCCATTCATTATGACCCATAATGTTGCCATCTTTGTGATAGAAGATGGTTATAtcaccattttttttttatttctaaaaacaatttaagaaaattcAAGCTCTTCCCTTTTTCCTCCTTTACTTTTTCTACTTTCCCATAGCAATAAATCAGTAACTATAATCAGCTTGTAGCAAAGGTTTATAAGAAATTATAATATACCCCCTAGAAATAGGTCCTGATAGCAAATTAGAACCAGATATTCTGACCCTATTAATTagctcaaatttttattgaaatttagCTCAATTTTCAGATATTGTACAAAGTGGTGTTTCACAAAAATAAGAATTAAAATTCCAATTTCAGCCAGTCAAACAAAAACCACCAAATATAAAGGAAGTACAATGGAAAAAaaccacaaaaagaaaaaatcaagaatcccagtaaagatcatagctttgcAATTAGCTGTGCTAAAACTCGtcataaataaacaaacaaaaatctTTAAAAGATTCAAACTTTGGATGCTAATAAATCAAACCACAAAGAAAGCGACTTTAATCAGAAATCCAGTACAacttctcaaaaagaaaaagaaaatcatagCTTTAGGATTAGCTAAAACTCTTCATAAATTAACAAAATAATatcttttaaaaaatgaaaaaaacaacTTTTTGAGATTTCCAACATGGGTATCTCATAAAGAACCTTAAATATTCCTTCTCTATCAAACTTCATAAGTCGATCAAAAGGTTCAGTTGCAGAAAATATTGAAATACTTGGCCAATATGTATACCTGCTTAGCCTGAATTTACATGTAATTGTAAAAGgggtattttttttgttttttgttttatatGGAAAAGgggtcttttttcttttcaatttgaagaaaaaaattagAGAGAAAAAGAAATTGGAAATAGACAGTTTTCTTGAACGTTTGTGATAGTTTCCTTCAAGTATTCAACTACCAAACCTGAAGCTGAGTCTATTTAAAACACAGCTTAAGTTCTAAATTTAGAAAGGGCAATTATTGTCTGGTTTAAGGTACAGGTGAAGATGGTGGAACTGATTTTTTATTGATCAGGAATGAGGGTACAATTGTCTTTGTGGAATTATTTGAGGGTagttttggaatttggaaaaagtATGTATTGATTGGATATGAATATGATTGGTGAGCAAGCAACTGAAGAAAGATaagtcaaattaaaagaaaagtgcTGCCAGGTCATATGATGTGCCAGGTGGCAGTGGGACCAGGACCAATGATAACGTTGTTTGTCAATTTCTTGTGTGTGTGTGGTTCAAGTAATTTGGCCACTAGTTGGATTGAACAGTAGGCCTCTAATGTCTTAGTTGtgccaagaaaataaaaataattcgTCTGTTTGTAAAAAAACAAAATGAATAAATTCGGAGtataaagattaaatttcctattgtttttctttacttggacatagattttttttttgaaaatcaaatttatataaataaaaatattataagttacaaattttaataataaaaagtaATTTTATATACAAAAGTTTTGGTAAGTGGCTCTAATGTTGCTGGAAAATGGGTAAGGTAAATCTAGTTAAGGACAACACGAGTTACTTGAGTACAAATCAAACTACAAGCCTAAGTTGTTGGCCACATCCACACCTTTTGAAAATGCCTCCATGTTTGCCTCTCAAAAAGAAATGTATCCAGTTGTTAGCAGAGGTATGTAGTGAACAACtaacgggttcaactgaacccataactttcgatgcggtataaaatttatatgtaaaaatttattaaaattgcaaaaataatggatatgaacccataaccttaaaaatataatgagttcaatgctaaaaaccttaaaagttgaactcatatgatttaaatcctggatccgcctctaatTGTTAGACTGGTGAAAGCATATAATGGACAAAGACAATTCTATCAAGATATTTTGAGAATTAGTACAATCAGGTTTACATTTATGACTTTCTGTGTTACCACCTTTGATTAGGGTTAACCTCCAAAAGACAATAGAGCAATGATACGTAGGAGAGTCCAGAACcagccaaaaaaaaaagaaacaaaaaagaaccAAATTAAtgcggaaaaaaaaaaagaattaaactaCATATAGTACATGTATACTATGTGCTATATATGAGTATGAGCTAACGTCCCACATTAACGACcgttttcattttatttattttttgtggtAAAAATACATAATGCATGGTAACATGCGCAATGCGCGCCAAATATATTTAATTTTCTAAATGAGAAATAAAATGTTGGTTGATGCATTGGTTAAGGGCAAGTGGAATGGTGGCCATAACTTTGTGTCGTGAGCTCGATTCTAGCCTTCCACAACTTAACCGATGCACCAACTATGCACTTTGTTGCATAGTGTATGTTTATCATGCGCTATATGTATTgttaccacaaaaaaaaaaatcaatacgCGAGGAGGTTAGCTCAGACCCATGTATAGCGCATGCATACTATGCCTTATATGTAGTTtgctttttatctttttcttacaCATTAGTATggttctttatgttttttttttgcatCATTTTGGTTCCAGACTCATGTAGGGATTCGTTAGCTTTTCTTTTATAAAAAGTTGTAATCCCCTATTCTAAATCTCCTCCTCCcttaaaaaaaaggagaaatagTTGAATTTTTGTCTTCATTCCTAGAACTGAAATCTCTTGGTGAGAAATCCTATTAGTTATTTAGTTGGAAAGAATTCGACCATGATAAAAAAGGCAGATGAGAATGTAAATTAGGCCACCTATTTGACTTCGTAAAATCTTTAATTTTCTTAGACAACATTGTACCTTTTTCACATGTTTAAAAAGGAGAAAATTAgttaataataaaagaaagaggGCGGAAAGAGAGactgtatatttattttaattaattaaaccttTCATACCAAATCTTACCGTAAAAAATAGTCTACCCTTGATATTCATTGTATCTTTGCCAGAATTCTATCTCACCTTACTCTTTCCAGGAAAATTACTTGTGATTGGAATTGACTCTCGTATTACAAATAGCAAATTAAATAAcaagaaaattaaagaatatgATGCCAAACGTCATTCCAAATATAAATGGATGTGTTTCAAAATTATTTGCGGCTTGGTGGGGTTCaatatttcatttcaatttcattaGCTAGGACTAGGACAAGAGCATGATAAGGACAAAAGGGCAAAAGGGTATGAAAGATCCACTAAAATTGGACCCCCTATATTTTTTCAAAGACTTTTGTTTTCATTTAGGCATCCGACATTCTAAATTCTTTGGCCCCATTAATAAGAATTTATGTCAAATAAATCCACTAAAGAGGGATAATATTTTTACCAAAGaaggtttttattttaaaaaatcaaatgCGAGATTACATATTAAAAATTGATTGATcgaattaatttaaattcaagaGTTAAGCGTCCTAACTCTTTCAACACATTCTTCGGTAGTTAAAAAGTAAACTTGCGCTTCAATCATTCATATGACTAATTGACATATTTTGTCGGATTTCCTCCCAAAGGGTGCACATGGCAATTCTTGGTTTGATGGTGACAAAACAACAAATACTAAACCAATTTATTTAGCACCGCCTACTGGTTTGATTGGAATTAATTAGCATTATGACTTCTTTAATAGCTTTTCAAATTGTGGCCTAGAATCCTTCTggaatttcaaggcaagcaagaTTAAAATCTTCCTATCAATATCGAAACAACATCATATAAGAGCATAACTATAGAGTTTTCTCTATTATATAGACGCGCTTAGATATTTGACAATTCCAGGTACGTTATACAAAAAGAGTACTCGAACTTCGACAT
This DNA window, taken from Nicotiana tabacum cultivar K326 chromosome 15, ASM71507v2, whole genome shotgun sequence, encodes the following:
- the LOC107796294 gene encoding uncharacterized protein LOC107796294; translated protein: MALAFTPLSWWLWSGKHQEPKISKGTCLNSLSDSGLFELDTLTFPRNIASSSGRVKRKWQSREERKIDREYDIVLVPSDGGCVSGSESDDSDWSIGWLEPHGPEFHSDENRDDSFAVLVPCYGRGRANMEDNAQDKFLQGIGNFKDIHASENKKYTEQWLSSLQYS
- the LOC107796293 gene encoding uncharacterized protein LOC107796293, with amino-acid sequence MFEKSKKQKCFVTEEDMSTLLQRYNATTVLGVLGEVAAQVAADEKIDWNALVKKSTTGITNAREYQMLWRHLAYRHGLLDKLDDAAQPLDDDSDLEYELEAFPAVSSEASAEAAACVKVLIASGVPNDTNMLNGSTVEAPLTINIPNGQTSRTGVDNSLHGTSIHGTNITVPVAVQKQPLATVAAAEGLDTHGLACINLPPRRKRKPWSAAEDMELIAAVQKCGEGNWANILKGDFKGDRTASQLSQRWAIIRKRQGTIVGNGSQLSEAQLAARRAMSLALNMPMGDNLKAACPISAGVGQNSGAGPSNSSHSVAADFASGGAQSQHQQDPLSSKPRIVPKKPLPKPNTSPDSMVKVAAVAAGARVATTSNGASLLKTVQSKSAVQIPRGGPAVKSHVPVSTNGLPSNVHFICTGLVSHSTGPSNASRPETLQVLGHSLKPVSSAVQPSPAGTSSRPNASAAPDAPTCAPAAELEENTKQKLLQKSQTTTLSNAQSEKQVGVVGASGDKALPPQVQQDKLPASSNPFIEKAEDQTSSFGDEVKEDRQDDQDSVPGIHVQEKLINDTTNPSKALARTENGSTNGSDLNKAPTRNQNGRE